The following proteins come from a genomic window of Lolium rigidum isolate FL_2022 chromosome 5, APGP_CSIRO_Lrig_0.1, whole genome shotgun sequence:
- the LOC124657204 gene encoding uncharacterized protein LOC124657204, with translation MGAMSYERLSVSSGPESRSRGGAWAAVRRSLARLCSARRQGRWAPARRMLLLVRARGRRHGRVACGYDSEGYARNFDDGVWKADEGVLPWMTAAGAGPTTSSALAACTLARAVSSVR, from the coding sequence ATGGGCGCCATGTCGTACGAGAGGCTGTCCGTGTCGTCCGGGCCCGAGAGCCGGAGTCGAGGTGGGGCATGGGCGGCGGTGAGGCGGAGCCTGGCGCGGCTGTGCTCGGCGCGGCGGCAGGGGCGGtgggcgccggcgaggaggatgctgctgctggtgcgggcGCGGGGCAGGAGGCACGGCAGGGTCGCCTGCGGGTACGACTCGGAGGGCTACGCGCGCAACTTCGACGACGGCGTGTGGAAGGCGGACGAGGGCGTGCTGCCGTGGAtgaccgccgccggcgccgggccgacgacgtcgtcggcgctcgcCGCGTGCACGCTCGCCCGCGCCGTGTCCTCCGTCCGGTGA
- the LOC124653464 gene encoding uncharacterized protein LOC124653464 has protein sequence MSVRIKAVVDRFVKELQEALDADIQDRIMKEREMQSYIEEREREVAEREAAWKAELSRREAEIARQEARLKMEKENLEKEKSVLMGTASNQDNQDGALEITVSGEKYRCLRFSKAKK, from the exons ATGTCGGTGCGGATCAAGGCGGTGGTGGACAGGTTCGTGAAGGAGCTGCAGGAGGCGCTGGACGCGGACATCCAGGACCGGATCATGAAGGAGCGGGAGATGCAGAGCTACATCGAGGAGCGCGAGCGCGAGGTCGCCGAGAGGGAGGCCGCCTGGAAGGCAGAGCTCTCCCGCCGCGAG GCCGAGATCGCACGGCAGGAGGCGAGGCTGAAGATGGAGAAGGAGAACCTGGAGAAGGAAAAGAGCGTCCTCATGGGAACCGCTTCCAATCAAGACAACCAAGACGGAGCCCTCGAGATCACAGTTAGCGGTGAGAAGTACAGGTGCCTTCGCTTCTCCAAGGCAAAGAAATGA